A DNA window from Zingiber officinale cultivar Zhangliang chromosome 3A, Zo_v1.1, whole genome shotgun sequence contains the following coding sequences:
- the LOC122050534 gene encoding uncharacterized protein LOC122050534 — MESNKGGLKGFWKRRGYNRVGGGGASRRRRLAIAVLGGGKEGDPSRSSCRRRRFWRIKISPRLVLLRLRRAASPRRILARIRDAYVQMMFALSRAVPAGVSYGGDAWGMGFAVPMVKEYDEKVLVEIYKSLIASSAPTAATALAIHR, encoded by the coding sequence ATGGAGTCCAACAAGGGCGGACTCAAGGGATTCTGGAAGCGGCGCGGCTACAATCGGGTCGGAGGAGGCGGTGCTTCCCGCCGCCGTCGCCTCGCCATCGCGGTGCTCGGCGGAGGGAAAGAAGGAGACCCCAGTCGTAGcagctgccgccgccgccgcttctGGCGGATCAAGATTTCCCCTCGTCTCGTCTTGCTGCGCCTCCGACGGGCGGCCTCCCCCCGCCGCATCCTCGCTCGGATCCGCGACGCCTACGTGCAGATGATGTTCGCGCTCTCCCGCGCGGTCCCCGCCGGCGTCTCCTACGGCGGGGATGCGTGGGGGATGGGCTTCGCGGTACCGATGGTGAAGGAGTACGATGAGAAGGTGCTCGTCGAGATCTACAAGTCGCTCATCGCCAGCTCGGCGCCCACCGCCGCTACTGCCCTCGCGATCCACCGGTAG